A DNA window from Mycolicibacter terrae contains the following coding sequences:
- a CDS encoding DUF732 domain-containing protein — protein sequence MMWRLAAMTLIPGTLIFAAAPAQADEKGYLGYLESHGFKYQSSPGLSTPSGAVKFGEIICQNLRRGRPARDRFDKKIADGISKVVVDAAQNEMCPETLAAASTPTPAAPPPGAPENPPPPPADEPPPGFPPPPGFPPPPGFPPPPGFPPPPGFPPPPEFPPPAEFPPPPGFPPPAEFPPPAQPQPGTATQP from the coding sequence ATGATGTGGCGGCTGGCGGCGATGACGCTGATTCCCGGAACCCTGATCTTCGCCGCCGCGCCCGCCCAGGCCGACGAGAAGGGCTACCTCGGTTACCTTGAGTCGCACGGCTTCAAGTACCAGAGCAGTCCGGGGCTCAGCACGCCGTCGGGTGCGGTGAAGTTCGGCGAGATCATCTGCCAGAACTTGCGGCGCGGCCGTCCCGCCCGGGACCGGTTCGACAAGAAGATCGCCGACGGCATCTCCAAGGTCGTGGTGGACGCTGCGCAGAACGAGATGTGCCCGGAGACCTTGGCCGCCGCCTCGACCCCGACCCCGGCGGCACCGCCGCCCGGTGCTCCCGAGAATCCGCCGCCCCCGCCGGCCGACGAGCCGCCGCCCGGGTTCCCGCCGCCGCCCGGGTTCCCCCCGCCGCCGGGGTTCCCCCCGCCGCCCGGGTTCCCGCCACCGCCCGGGTTCCCGCCACCGCCGGAGTTCCCGCCGCCTGCCGAGTTCCCGCCGCCGCCCGGATTCCCGCCGCCTGCCGAGTTCCCGCCGCCGGCCCAGCCGCAGCCGGGCACCGCAACGCAGCCGTAG
- the coaA gene encoding type I pantothenate kinase encodes MRRLSEPSPYVEFDRRQWRTLRMSTPLPLTEEEVVALRGLGEQVDLLEVEEVYLPLARLLHLQVAARQQLFAATAEFLGEHDQSPDRPVPFIIGVAGSVAVGKSTTARVLQALLARWDHHPRVDLVTTDGFLYPNKELERRNLMHRKGFPESYNRRALMRFVTSVKSGADYACAPVYSHLSYDIVAGAKQVVRHPDILILEGLNVLQTGPTLMVSDLFDFSLYVDARVEDIEHWYVSRFLAMRSTSFANPESHFHHYAGLNDQEAVTAARDIWRSINRPNLVENILPTRPRATLVLRKDADHSINRLRLRKL; translated from the coding sequence ATGCGGCGGCTTAGCGAGCCGAGTCCCTATGTGGAGTTCGACCGACGTCAGTGGCGGACGCTGCGCATGTCGACGCCGCTTCCGTTGACCGAGGAAGAGGTCGTGGCCCTGCGCGGCCTCGGCGAGCAGGTCGACCTGCTCGAGGTCGAAGAGGTCTATCTGCCGCTGGCGCGACTTCTGCATCTGCAGGTCGCCGCCCGTCAGCAGCTGTTCGCCGCGACCGCGGAGTTCCTCGGTGAGCACGACCAAAGCCCGGACCGGCCGGTGCCGTTCATCATCGGCGTGGCCGGCAGCGTGGCCGTCGGCAAGTCGACCACCGCCCGCGTACTGCAGGCGCTGTTGGCCCGCTGGGACCACCACCCGCGGGTGGACCTGGTGACCACCGACGGGTTCCTCTACCCCAACAAGGAGTTGGAACGCCGGAACCTGATGCACCGCAAAGGGTTTCCGGAGAGCTACAACCGGCGCGCGCTGATGCGCTTCGTCACCTCGGTGAAGTCCGGCGCCGACTACGCGTGCGCGCCGGTGTATTCACACCTGAGCTACGACATCGTCGCCGGCGCCAAGCAGGTGGTCCGCCATCCCGACATCCTGATCCTCGAAGGCCTCAACGTGCTGCAGACCGGGCCCACGCTGATGGTGTCGGACCTGTTCGACTTCTCGCTGTACGTCGACGCCCGGGTGGAGGACATCGAGCACTGGTACGTCTCCCGGTTCCTGGCGATGCGCTCCACCTCGTTCGCCAATCCGGAGTCGCACTTCCACCACTACGCGGGGCTCAACGACCAGGAGGCGGTGACCGCCGCGCGCGACATCTGGCGCTCCATCAACCGGCCCAACCTGGTGGAGAACATCCTGCCCACCCGGCCGCGGGCCACCCTGGTGCTGCGCAAGGACGCCGATCACTCCATCAACCGGCTGCGACTGCGCAAGCTCTAG
- a CDS encoding (2Z,6E)-farnesyl diphosphate synthase has translation MAIIPARLKEPLYRLYEMRLRQGLAASRSALPRHIAVLCDGNRRWARDAGYDDVSYGYRMGAAKIAEMLRWCADAGIEMATVYLLSTENLQRDPAELAALIEIITDVVEEICAPANRWSVRTVGDLQLLGEEPARRLREAVESTVGAASAGRTTGADGGGSPRLHVNVAVGYGGRREIVDAVRGLLGKELANGATAEELVDAVTVEGISENLYTSGQPDPDLVIRTSGEQRLSGFLLWQSAYSEMWFTEAHWPAFRRVDFLRALRDYSVRHRRFGR, from the coding sequence GTGGCGATCATCCCGGCGCGCCTGAAGGAGCCGCTGTACCGGCTCTACGAAATGCGCCTCCGGCAGGGGCTCGCGGCCTCACGGTCGGCGCTGCCGCGGCACATCGCCGTGCTCTGCGACGGCAACCGGCGCTGGGCGCGCGATGCCGGCTACGACGATGTCAGCTACGGCTACCGGATGGGCGCGGCCAAGATCGCCGAGATGCTGCGCTGGTGCGCCGACGCCGGCATCGAGATGGCCACCGTCTATCTGCTGTCCACCGAGAACCTGCAGCGCGACCCCGCGGAGCTGGCCGCGCTGATCGAGATCATCACCGACGTGGTGGAGGAGATCTGCGCGCCTGCCAACCGCTGGAGCGTGCGCACCGTCGGGGATCTTCAACTGCTGGGCGAGGAGCCGGCCCGCCGGCTGCGGGAGGCCGTGGAAAGCACCGTGGGCGCGGCGAGCGCGGGGCGGACGACCGGCGCCGACGGCGGCGGCAGTCCACGCCTGCATGTCAACGTCGCCGTCGGCTACGGCGGCCGCCGGGAGATCGTCGACGCCGTGCGCGGCCTGCTCGGCAAGGAGTTGGCCAACGGTGCCACTGCCGAGGAACTCGTCGACGCGGTGACCGTCGAGGGCATCTCGGAGAATCTCTACACCTCGGGCCAGCCGGACCCGGACCTGGTGATCCGCACCTCGGGCGAGCAGCGGTTGTCCGGATTTCTGCTGTGGCAGAGCGCCTATTCGGAGATGTGGTTCACCGAGGCGCATTGGCCGGCTTTCCGACGGGTGGACTTCCTGCGGGCGTTGCGCGACTACAGCGTGCGGCACCGGCGATTCGGGCGGTAG
- a CDS encoding nuclear transport factor 2 family protein: MTSAPDRTQAITETVHRYIELVGGGDADDLVGLYAPDATLEDPVGGEVHIGHQAIRNFYSNITGLDRKSELVTLRVAGNEAAFHFALTITSGDHGMRIEPIDVMVFDGDGKIAAMKAYWSAENITQL, encoded by the coding sequence ATGACGAGCGCACCCGACCGGACCCAGGCCATCACCGAGACCGTCCACCGCTACATCGAGTTGGTCGGCGGTGGGGACGCGGATGATCTGGTCGGGCTGTACGCGCCCGACGCCACTTTGGAGGACCCGGTCGGCGGCGAGGTGCACATCGGCCACCAGGCGATCCGCAACTTCTACTCGAACATCACCGGCCTGGACCGCAAGTCAGAGCTGGTCACGCTGCGGGTCGCCGGCAACGAAGCGGCTTTCCACTTCGCGCTGACCATCACCAGCGGCGACCACGGGATGCGTATCGAGCCGATCGACGTGATGGTGTTCGATGGTGACGGCAAGATCGCCGCGATGAAGGCCTACTGGTCGGCGGAGAACATCACCCAGCTGTAG
- the trhA gene encoding PAQR family membrane homeostasis protein TrhA translates to MSTHPETISEPNPSDLPVDVAPAHTRPRARGWIHLVSAIVAVIAGATLIGVTWPLAGLEAGLATLAYTISVVGMFAVSATYHRVTWKSVAARIRMKRLDHAMIFIFIAGTYTPFALLAMDHGAQERLVMTIVWGGALAGVLLKLCWPTAPKWVGVPLYLLLGWVSAFFIATIMHNAGVAAMVLLTVGGALYSVGAIMYALKWPDPWPQTFGYHEFFHACTAVAAICQYIAIWFAALSSP, encoded by the coding sequence ATGAGCACGCACCCCGAAACCATCTCGGAGCCGAACCCGAGTGACCTGCCCGTCGACGTCGCCCCAGCCCACACCAGGCCGCGGGCACGCGGATGGATTCACCTGGTGTCGGCGATCGTGGCCGTCATCGCCGGGGCCACGCTGATCGGGGTGACCTGGCCGTTGGCCGGGCTGGAGGCGGGTTTGGCGACGCTGGCCTACACCATCTCGGTGGTCGGCATGTTCGCCGTCAGCGCCACCTATCACCGGGTGACGTGGAAATCGGTGGCAGCCCGGATCCGGATGAAACGGCTCGACCACGCGATGATCTTCATCTTCATCGCCGGCACCTACACCCCCTTCGCGCTGCTGGCGATGGACCACGGCGCCCAGGAACGGCTGGTGATGACGATCGTGTGGGGCGGTGCACTGGCCGGCGTGCTGCTGAAGCTGTGCTGGCCGACCGCCCCCAAGTGGGTCGGGGTGCCGCTGTATCTGCTGTTGGGTTGGGTGTCAGCGTTTTTCATCGCGACGATCATGCACAACGCCGGGGTCGCGGCGATGGTGCTGCTGACCGTCGGCGGCGCGCTCTACAGCGTCGGGGCGATCATGTACGCGCTGAAGTGGCCGGACCCGTGGCCTCAGACGTTCGGCTACCACGAGTTCTTCCACGCCTGCACCGCGGTCGCGGCGATCTGCCAGTACATCGCGATCTGGTTCGCCGCGCTGTCCTCGCCGTGA
- a CDS encoding DUF885 domain-containing protein produces the protein MEPAELIREYLLLGLRFDRVEPGYVDAFTGDPALRRLVENEPVPDPAALARQAEKLLAELPAGLDAARADYLRVHLRALACAGRKFAGEQVGFVDEVRDYFDVDIATGDTDRYRQAHARLSELLGGSGPLADRMAAHRRAEEIPPERLEAAIHAFSSALRDRVRSHFPLPETETITYEVVTDKPWSGFNYYRGDYRSTVAVNADLKQLMSNLPRLVAHESYPGHHTEHCRKEAGLVVGRGQAEQTIFLVNTPQCLMAEGLADLALHAAVGPGWGVWAAEIYADLGLRFDGERAEAVAEAAAALADVRQDAALMLHDEHRDVDEVADYLRRWLLVPDDRARQTLRFLSSPLWRAYTSTYVEGYRLLRSWLDARPAGMTLIERFGRLLDEPLIPSSLRAELAR, from the coding sequence ATGGAGCCCGCCGAATTGATCCGTGAATACCTGCTGCTCGGTCTGCGCTTCGACCGGGTCGAGCCGGGTTATGTCGACGCCTTCACCGGTGATCCGGCGCTGCGACGACTGGTCGAGAACGAACCCGTGCCCGACCCGGCCGCGCTGGCCCGCCAGGCCGAGAAACTGCTTGCCGAACTGCCGGCCGGCCTCGATGCCGCACGCGCCGACTACCTGCGGGTACACCTGCGGGCGCTGGCGTGCGCGGGGCGCAAGTTCGCCGGCGAACAGGTCGGTTTCGTCGACGAGGTACGCGACTACTTCGACGTCGATATCGCCACGGGTGACACCGACCGCTACCGGCAGGCGCACGCCCGGCTCAGTGAGTTGTTGGGCGGCAGCGGCCCGCTGGCCGACCGGATGGCTGCGCACCGCCGGGCCGAGGAGATTCCTCCGGAGCGGCTCGAGGCGGCCATCCATGCGTTCTCCTCGGCGCTGCGTGATCGGGTGCGGTCACACTTCCCGCTGCCGGAGACCGAGACCATCACTTATGAGGTCGTCACCGACAAACCGTGGTCGGGATTCAACTACTACCGCGGCGACTACCGCTCCACGGTGGCGGTCAACGCCGACCTCAAACAGCTGATGTCGAATCTGCCGAGGCTGGTGGCTCACGAGTCCTACCCGGGTCATCACACCGAGCACTGCCGCAAGGAGGCCGGGCTGGTCGTGGGTCGGGGCCAGGCCGAGCAGACCATTTTCCTGGTCAACACCCCGCAGTGTCTGATGGCCGAAGGCCTGGCCGACCTGGCGCTGCACGCCGCGGTCGGTCCCGGCTGGGGCGTCTGGGCCGCGGAGATCTACGCCGACCTGGGGCTGCGGTTCGACGGCGAACGGGCCGAGGCGGTCGCCGAGGCCGCGGCGGCGCTGGCCGACGTGCGCCAAGACGCGGCGCTGATGCTGCACGACGAGCACCGGGACGTCGACGAGGTGGCCGACTACCTGCGCCGTTGGTTGCTCGTCCCCGACGACCGGGCCCGCCAAACACTGCGGTTCCTGTCGTCGCCGCTGTGGCGTGCCTACACCTCGACCTACGTGGAGGGCTACCGGCTGCTGCGCTCCTGGCTGGACGCCCGACCAGCCGGGATGACTCTCATCGAGCGGTTCGGCCGGCTGTTGGACGAGCCGCTGATCCCGTCGTCGCTGCGGGCCGAGCTGGCTCGATAG